The following proteins are encoded in a genomic region of Nitrospira sp.:
- a CDS encoding UDP-N-acetylmuramoyl-L-alanyl-D-glutamate--2,6-diaminopimelate ligase, whose translation MTLDDLISPIQGRLGVLERSGNQQVAITGLTDDSRQVAVGSLFVAVQGERVDGHDFVDRVLTAGAAALVVGRAVAAGSTPTIRVQDSRAALGVIGSRFYGDPSSALRMIGVTGTNGKTTTTYVVKTMLEAAKRQVGLIGTVAYLVGKESFPASHTTPGALDLQKLFARMVEKRLDTVVMEVSSHALALDRTAGSEFDVAVFTNLTQDHLDFHVDMERYFQAKLKLFVELGRSGARKERKRAIINGDDPWSRRMREACTVPVWTYGLGEQADLRAEDVRLSAAGTDFTLRSPAGTCTIQSRLVGEHNVYNLLAAIGVALHEGLTLDQVRVAVGAVSNVPGRFERVEAGQDFTVVVDYAHTEDALVRLLTAATALRTGRIITVFGCGGDRDRTKRPKMGRAAVQYSDVVILTSDNPRTEDPAAILREVEAGVKDALANRGHVRYQMLADRRAAIQAAIREAKAGDMVLIAGKGHEDYQIVGTTKHHFDDREVAREMIGTLRS comes from the coding sequence ATGACGTTGGACGACCTGATCAGCCCCATTCAAGGGCGGCTTGGAGTGTTGGAGCGCAGCGGCAATCAGCAGGTCGCGATTACCGGTTTGACCGATGACTCGCGCCAGGTTGCGGTCGGGTCCCTCTTCGTCGCGGTGCAGGGCGAACGTGTGGACGGGCATGACTTCGTGGATCGTGTGCTCACGGCCGGGGCGGCAGCCCTCGTTGTGGGGCGCGCTGTGGCGGCAGGATCGACCCCGACGATTCGCGTGCAGGACTCGCGGGCCGCGTTGGGCGTGATCGGCAGCCGGTTTTATGGGGACCCCTCGTCCGCCCTGCGCATGATCGGGGTAACCGGGACAAACGGCAAGACTACGACCACCTATGTCGTCAAAACCATGCTGGAGGCCGCGAAACGGCAGGTCGGCTTGATCGGAACGGTGGCGTATCTCGTGGGGAAGGAGTCGTTCCCTGCGTCCCATACCACCCCCGGCGCGTTGGACTTACAGAAATTATTTGCACGAATGGTCGAGAAGCGGTTGGATACGGTCGTCATGGAAGTGTCATCCCACGCCTTGGCGTTGGACCGAACCGCCGGATCGGAGTTCGACGTCGCGGTGTTTACGAATCTGACGCAGGACCACCTTGACTTCCACGTCGATATGGAACGGTACTTTCAAGCCAAACTCAAGCTGTTCGTCGAGCTGGGGCGGTCGGGTGCGCGCAAGGAGCGCAAACGCGCCATTATCAATGGCGACGACCCCTGGAGCCGGCGGATGCGCGAGGCCTGCACCGTTCCTGTCTGGACGTATGGCTTGGGAGAGCAGGCGGACCTTCGTGCCGAGGATGTGCGGTTGTCCGCCGCAGGGACCGATTTTACGCTGCGCAGCCCGGCGGGGACCTGCACGATTCAGAGTCGGTTGGTCGGCGAACACAATGTGTACAATCTGCTTGCGGCGATCGGTGTGGCCCTGCATGAGGGGCTGACGCTTGATCAGGTTCGCGTTGCGGTGGGGGCGGTGTCGAATGTGCCGGGACGGTTCGAGCGGGTCGAGGCAGGGCAGGATTTCACGGTCGTGGTGGACTACGCGCATACGGAAGATGCGCTTGTGCGGTTGTTAACTGCGGCCACCGCGCTTCGCACCGGGCGAATCATCACGGTGTTCGGTTGCGGCGGCGACCGGGATCGCACCAAGCGCCCGAAGATGGGGCGGGCGGCTGTGCAGTATAGTGATGTGGTGATCCTGACGTCTGATAATCCGCGGACTGAGGATCCGGCCGCCATCCTTCGTGAGGTCGAAGCCGGGGTGAAGGACGCGCTCGCGAATCGCGGCCACGTGCGGTATCAGATGCTCGCCGACCGACGCGCGGCGATCCAAGCCGCCATTCGTGAGGCGAAGGCCGGGGACATGGTGCTGATCGCCGGGAAAGGGCACGAAGATTATCAAATCGTTGGGACGACGAAGCATCATTTCGATGATCGGGAAGTCGCGCGTGAGATGATCGGCACGCTCCGATCCTGA
- a CDS encoding penicillin-binding protein 2, with the protein MAATSFRGRRIVVACGLVLAFVFVIVRLVNLQVMQAAELTVKADRQHQKNVTLEGARGTIYDRNSKVLAMNMDVPSVFGVPASLGNPVAAARNLSPILHVKATELEKKLKQERHFVWLARKLEPEQGRRLERLGLEGVGVVMEGRRFYPKGPLLSHVLGFAGMDDRGLEGVELRYEQYLHGEKRAVVLQRDALGRAVFPKGLNEEGAAAGHSLTLTVDEVIQYIAEKELDEAVSRANAKSGTLIAMDPKTGAVLAMAVSPRFDPNTVGALVPDRWRNRALTDTYEPGSTMKSVIAAAALEEKVMTPGSMIYGENGQFAIANTVIHDHERAGWMTFAQMIQKSSNIGAAKVGMALGEWRVYDYLKDFGFGDKTGIDLPGETAGLLRGPRQWGKRSLASISMGQEIGVTPLQMVTAVSAIANGGVLMKPYVVSEIRNAKGQLVAQTMPQAKRRVVSADTARTLTTLLEGVVTGGTGGKAAIPGFRVAGKTGTAQKVDPRTGKYSSTLLVGSFLGYVPAEDPRLAMIVVIDEPRGEGWGGVVAAPVFRRVGEQVLNYLGVAVDEPIKLAMAALES; encoded by the coding sequence GTGGCTGCGACGTCCTTTCGTGGTCGCCGTATCGTGGTGGCCTGTGGGCTCGTGCTCGCGTTTGTGTTCGTCATCGTCCGTCTTGTCAATCTTCAGGTGATGCAGGCCGCCGAATTGACGGTCAAGGCCGATCGGCAGCACCAAAAGAATGTGACGCTGGAGGGGGCACGCGGGACGATCTACGACCGTAACAGCAAGGTCCTGGCGATGAATATGGATGTGCCGTCGGTGTTCGGAGTGCCTGCTTCGCTCGGCAACCCCGTTGCGGCGGCGCGCAATCTCTCGCCGATTTTGCATGTGAAAGCGACGGAACTCGAAAAGAAATTGAAGCAGGAACGGCACTTCGTTTGGCTGGCGAGAAAGCTTGAGCCGGAGCAGGGGCGTCGGCTTGAGCGGTTGGGGCTTGAGGGAGTCGGCGTGGTGATGGAGGGGCGCCGCTTCTATCCGAAGGGGCCGTTGCTCTCGCACGTGTTGGGATTTGCGGGGATGGACGATCGCGGCTTGGAGGGGGTGGAACTGCGTTATGAGCAGTATCTGCATGGCGAGAAGCGGGCGGTGGTCCTGCAGCGAGATGCTCTGGGACGGGCGGTGTTTCCCAAGGGGCTCAACGAGGAAGGCGCGGCGGCGGGGCATAGCCTGACACTGACGGTCGACGAAGTCATTCAGTATATCGCGGAGAAGGAGCTGGACGAAGCGGTGAGCCGGGCCAACGCCAAATCCGGCACGTTGATCGCGATGGATCCGAAAACCGGAGCGGTGCTGGCGATGGCGGTGAGTCCACGGTTCGATCCGAACACGGTCGGTGCCTTGGTTCCCGACCGATGGCGGAATCGTGCGTTGACCGATACCTATGAGCCTGGATCTACCATGAAGAGCGTGATCGCCGCAGCGGCACTCGAAGAAAAGGTCATGACGCCCGGGAGCATGATTTACGGCGAAAACGGACAATTTGCGATCGCCAACACAGTGATTCACGACCATGAGCGAGCGGGCTGGATGACCTTTGCGCAGATGATTCAAAAGTCGAGCAATATCGGGGCGGCCAAGGTCGGCATGGCCTTGGGCGAGTGGCGCGTCTATGACTATTTGAAGGACTTCGGCTTCGGGGATAAGACCGGCATTGATTTGCCTGGCGAGACGGCTGGTCTCCTTCGGGGGCCTCGCCAGTGGGGAAAGCGCTCATTGGCCTCGATTTCGATGGGGCAGGAAATCGGCGTGACCCCGTTGCAGATGGTGACGGCGGTCTCGGCTATCGCCAACGGCGGCGTGCTCATGAAGCCGTATGTGGTGTCTGAGATCCGGAACGCCAAAGGCCAATTGGTGGCGCAGACGATGCCGCAGGCGAAACGGCGAGTCGTCTCCGCCGACACGGCCAGGACCTTGACCACGTTGCTCGAAGGTGTTGTGACCGGGGGGACCGGAGGCAAGGCGGCGATTCCCGGCTTTCGCGTGGCAGGGAAGACCGGAACCGCTCAAAAGGTTGATCCCCGCACTGGAAAATACTCTTCCACGTTACTGGTCGGGTCGTTTCTCGGGTACGTTCCGGCAGAGGATCCCCGCTTGGCGATGATTGTGGTGATCGATGAGCCTCGCGGTGAAGGCTGGGGCGGCGTCGTCGCGGCACCCGTGTTTCGTCGAGTCGGCGAGCAGGTCTTGAACTATCTGGGCGTTGCGGTGGATGAACCGATCAAGCTGGCGATGGCGGCGTTGGAGTCCTGA
- a CDS encoding cell division protein FtsL, protein MKAVAFAAVTSLVLLFVWERVDIVRIGYHIERLKAQKVLLERERDELQVKLSGLTAPERIARLASDKLGMMQPEKGQVVVINIEPEAPANPIAAEGEVRIARNMVPRRVR, encoded by the coding sequence ATGAAAGCCGTCGCATTTGCCGCGGTCACGTCGCTGGTCCTGCTTTTTGTCTGGGAGCGGGTGGACATCGTGCGCATCGGCTATCACATTGAGCGGCTGAAGGCGCAGAAGGTGCTGCTTGAGCGTGAGCGTGATGAACTGCAGGTCAAGCTTTCGGGGCTGACTGCGCCGGAGCGGATCGCGCGGCTCGCGAGCGACAAGCTGGGAATGATGCAGCCGGAAAAGGGCCAGGTCGTCGTCATCAATATCGAGCCGGAAGCGCCGGCGAATCCCATCGCGGCGGAGGGTGAGGTGCGGATCGCCAGAAATATGGTTCCTCGGAGAGTGCGGTAG
- the rsmH gene encoding 16S rRNA (cytosine(1402)-N(4))-methyltransferase RsmH: MNSARESHEPVLVDEILFWLQCKPGGVYVDCTLGYAGLATRILERTAPTGILVGIDRDATALSESRSRLQDVLSRVRLRHANFSELKTVVADNGLSQVDGVIFDLGVSSPQLDRPERGFSFREDGPLDMRMDQREGRTAADLVRDLPETELADVIYQLGEERYSRRIARAIVQARMQGEIRTTGELAAVVERAVPASYRHGRIHCATRTFQALRIAVNRELDVLEPALRDAVDILVPGGRVCAISFHSLEDRIVKHTFRAMANGPDASVTVLTKKPVIASDDERNHNPRSRSAKLRVVERIAKESMS, translated from the coding sequence ATGAATTCTGCTCGCGAATCCCATGAGCCGGTTTTAGTCGACGAGATCTTGTTCTGGTTGCAGTGCAAACCAGGTGGAGTGTACGTGGACTGCACTCTTGGATATGCAGGGCTCGCTACTCGAATCCTTGAACGCACTGCTCCAACTGGCATTCTCGTGGGGATTGATCGCGATGCGACGGCGCTCTCGGAGTCGCGTTCGCGTTTGCAGGATGTGTTATCGCGCGTCCGGCTTCGGCACGCGAACTTCTCGGAACTCAAAACGGTGGTGGCCGACAACGGCCTGTCGCAGGTGGACGGCGTGATTTTCGATCTGGGTGTGTCTTCGCCGCAGCTCGATCGTCCGGAGCGGGGGTTCAGCTTCAGAGAGGACGGCCCGTTGGATATGCGCATGGATCAGCGGGAAGGGCGCACCGCGGCGGATCTTGTGCGCGATTTGCCTGAGACTGAGTTGGCCGACGTAATCTACCAACTCGGTGAGGAGCGGTACTCGCGAAGAATCGCTCGTGCGATCGTGCAGGCCAGGATGCAGGGTGAGATTCGCACTACCGGGGAATTAGCCGCAGTCGTGGAGCGAGCGGTGCCCGCCTCATATCGGCATGGACGAATTCACTGCGCGACCAGGACGTTCCAGGCGTTACGCATTGCTGTGAACCGTGAGTTGGATGTGCTTGAGCCGGCGCTTCGTGATGCCGTGGATATTCTGGTCCCGGGCGGCCGGGTCTGCGCCATCTCGTTCCATTCGCTTGAGGACCGGATTGTGAAACATACGTTTCGCGCGATGGCGAATGGGCCTGACGCGTCAGTGACAGTGTTGACGAAAAAACCGGTCATCGCTTCGGATGACGAACGTAACCATAACCCTCGATCGCGCAGTGCGAAGCTGCGTGTCGTGGAGCGGATTGCCAAGGAGTCTATGTCATGA